One Thermococcus sp. genomic window, TTATCTCATCAATGGGAGCTTTGGTGGGTTTTGTTTTGACTATTGTGTTCTACCTCCGCAAACGCTCCATCGAGAAGGCCCTTTTCGCAATCCAGCTCAAGAAGAGCGACAATGCCGAGATCTCGATCAAGCTCTAACCCTCCTATTTTTAAACCCTGAGAACTCACACTTATCAACCTTTATAAAGTGTTGAGAACTATAACTTCTCAGGTGTCTCCATGAGGCTGGGTGATCTCACCTACATGAACCCCTGGTGGGAGGGGAGAGAGGATTATCATGTGAGGCGCTGGAGAGAGCAGAGGTTACACTGGCGGCCAAAATGGCTGGAGAGGCTTTCGCTTAAGCCGTTCTCCCTCAACTTCGTCCTCGGCCCGAGGCAGGTGGGGAAAACCACGGGAATAAAGCTCCTGATCCAGGAACTCCTAGGGGATAACCCGCCCGAGGCCGTTCTCTATATCAACGTCGAGGTCTTGCCGAGCCACCGCGAGCTCTTAAACCTTCTCCGCGAATTCCAGGAGCTCAAGGAGAAGGAAGGGATTAAAACGGGTTACATCTTCCTCGACGAGGTTACCTCACTTGAAGGCTGGTGGCGCGGGGTTAAACCGCTCATAGACGCAGGCCTTTTAGAGAACGATGTGGTTACGGTTACCGGCTCAAGCTCCCTGAGGGTCAAGAGGGACATTGAGCTCTTCCCGGGTAGGAGGGGAAGCGGAAAGACCATAGAAGTCATGCCGCTCTCATTTCCAGAGTACGTGGAG contains:
- a CDS encoding ATP-binding protein, whose amino-acid sequence is MRLGDLTYMNPWWEGREDYHVRRWREQRLHWRPKWLERLSLKPFSLNFVLGPRQVGKTTGIKLLIQELLGDNPPEAVLYINVEVLPSHRELLNLLREFQELKEKEGIKTGYIFLDEVTSLEGWWRGVKPLIDAGLLENDVVTVTGSSSLRVKRDIELFPGRRGSGKTIEVMPLSFPEYVEVMGLGKPELRREKVLKLFGAYLSTGGFPASINGLPMDDLLGAYIGEIVRFGKSLEIAKETFAAIIRSAPSAT